In one Pseudomonas sp. 31-12 genomic region, the following are encoded:
- a CDS encoding AraC family transcriptional regulator, translating to MLHSHLTTLNAVSLVLNTFKAEGLSSEALLAGSGISAADLSRADTRITTNQEMQVCANAVALKRDIGLELGRRMHVSSYGMLGYALLTSATFGDALRLAMRYPALLGTLFELSLEDDGERVWFVAADYRENPALAVFNAEFCLVSLKVICDDLLGHPLPLLAARLEHAAPDYQATYAEHFNCPLHFEARDNAFAFDKRWLDQPLPLADVITHQAMVERCRKQNTEFTGRQAWLGRIRQLLRAQLNAAPGLEGLALQMNCSARTLRRHLKDLGCSYQELLDELRFDQAKQMLCEDQLPIYRIAEALGFSETASFRHAFVRWSGVAPSQFRP from the coding sequence CCACTCCCACCTCACCACCCTCAACGCCGTCTCCCTGGTGCTCAACACCTTCAAGGCCGAAGGCTTGTCCAGCGAAGCACTGCTGGCGGGAAGTGGCATCAGCGCGGCGGATCTGAGTCGGGCGGACACGCGCATCACCACCAATCAGGAGATGCAGGTCTGCGCCAACGCCGTCGCGCTCAAGCGTGATATCGGCCTGGAACTGGGTCGGCGGATGCACGTTTCGTCCTACGGCATGCTCGGTTATGCGCTGCTCACCAGTGCCACCTTCGGTGACGCTTTGCGCTTGGCGATGCGTTATCCGGCGCTGTTGGGAACACTTTTCGAGTTAAGCCTGGAAGATGACGGCGAGCGTGTGTGGTTCGTGGCTGCCGATTATCGAGAGAACCCGGCGCTGGCCGTGTTCAACGCTGAATTCTGTCTGGTGTCGTTGAAAGTCATCTGCGATGACTTGCTCGGGCACCCGCTGCCCTTACTTGCAGCTCGCCTGGAACATGCGGCACCGGACTATCAGGCGACCTACGCCGAACACTTCAATTGCCCGCTGCACTTTGAGGCGCGGGACAACGCCTTCGCCTTTGACAAGCGTTGGCTCGACCAACCCTTGCCGCTCGCCGATGTGATAACTCATCAGGCGATGGTCGAACGCTGCCGCAAGCAGAACACCGAATTCACCGGACGTCAGGCGTGGCTGGGGCGGATTCGGCAGTTGCTCCGCGCGCAACTGAATGCGGCGCCGGGGCTGGAAGGTTTGGCGTTACAGATGAATTGTTCGGCGCGCACCTTACGTCGCCACCTCAAGGATCTGGGGTGCAGCTATCAGGAATTGCTCGACGAACTGCGCTTCGATCAGGCCAAGCAGATGCTTTGTGAGGATCAGCTGCCGATCTACCGGATCGCCGAGGCGCTGGGCTTCAGCGAAACCGCGAGTTTTCGCCATGCGTTCGTGCGCTGGAGCGGCGTGGCGCCGAGTCAGTTCAGACCCTGA
- a CDS encoding histone deacetylase family protein has product MLTIYSDDHHLHHGRCELMDGQLMPCFEMPSRADHVLQRVQTQNLGPVEAPQDFGLDPIARIHSRAYLDFFKGAWARWTEFNTDGDLLPYTWPARTLRRIIPTSLHGQLGYYSFDGGAPITAGTWKAAYSAAQVALTAQAAIQRGARSAFALCRPPGHHAASDLMGGYCYLNNAAIAAQAFLDQGHKKVAILDVDYHHGNGTQSIFYERSDVLFTSIHGHPEAEFPFFLGYEDELGEGAGEGFNFNYPLPAGSGWDSWSAALEQACKEIEQYGADIVVVSLGVDTFKDDPISQFKLDSPDYLAMGERIAKLGKPTLFVMEGGYAVEEIGINAVNVLEGFESAQ; this is encoded by the coding sequence ATGCTGACGATCTACTCGGACGATCACCACCTGCACCACGGCCGTTGTGAATTGATGGATGGGCAATTGATGCCCTGCTTCGAAATGCCCTCACGTGCCGACCATGTGCTGCAACGGGTGCAAACGCAGAACCTCGGCCCGGTCGAAGCGCCGCAGGATTTTGGCCTGGACCCGATCGCGCGCATCCACAGCCGCGCCTACCTCGACTTCTTCAAAGGCGCCTGGGCACGCTGGACCGAATTCAACACCGACGGCGACTTGCTGCCCTACACCTGGCCGGCCCGCACCCTGCGTCGGATTATCCCCACCAGCCTGCACGGCCAGCTCGGCTATTACAGCTTCGACGGTGGCGCACCGATCACCGCCGGCACCTGGAAAGCGGCGTACAGCGCAGCGCAAGTGGCCCTCACCGCACAAGCTGCGATCCAGCGCGGCGCCCGCAGTGCTTTCGCGCTGTGCCGTCCACCGGGACACCATGCCGCCAGCGACTTGATGGGCGGTTATTGCTACCTCAACAACGCCGCCATTGCCGCTCAGGCCTTCCTCGATCAGGGCCACAAAAAGGTCGCGATCCTCGACGTCGACTACCACCACGGCAACGGCACCCAATCGATTTTCTACGAACGCAGCGACGTGCTGTTCACCTCGATTCACGGCCATCCGGAAGCCGAGTTTCCGTTCTTCCTCGGCTATGAAGACGAACTCGGCGAAGGGGCCGGCGAAGGCTTCAACTTCAACTACCCTTTGCCGGCCGGCAGCGGCTGGGACAGCTGGAGTGCAGCGCTGGAACAAGCCTGCAAAGAGATCGAGCAATACGGCGCGGACATCGTTGTCGTGTCCCTGGGCGTCGACACGTTCAAGGACGATCCGATCTCTCAATTCAAGCTCGACAGCCCGGATTACCTGGCCATGGGCGAGCGCATCGCGAAGCTCGGCAAACCGACGCTGTTCGTGATGGAAGGCGGATACGCGGTCGAAGAAATCGGCATCAATGCCGTGAACGTTCTCGAAGGTTTTGAAAGCGCCCAATGA
- a CDS encoding polyamine ABC transporter substrate-binding protein translates to MNRLKRFIAPVLCATVLGGAAHAEERTLRVYNWFDYITPKALEDFKAQNTQTKLVYDIFDTNEALEAKLLTGNSGYDVVVPSNVFLAKQIEAGVFQPLDRSKLPNWNHLDPKLMKLLEGNDPGNKFAVPYMYGTILIGFNPDKVKAALGDNAPVDSWDLIFKEENISKLKQCGVALLDSPSEILPLALQHLGLDPNSKKPADYEKAEALLMKIRPYITYFHSSKYMADIANGDICVAVGYSGSFSQAANRAKEAKNGVIVDMRLPKEGAPIWFDMLAIPKGAKNPEDAYTFINYLLQPQVIAPVSDFVGYPNPNKDATEMVDPAIRNNPNLYPTEAAMGTLYTLQPLPRDAERARTRAWTKIKSGT, encoded by the coding sequence ATGAACAGACTCAAGCGTTTTATTGCACCGGTGCTGTGCGCCACGGTGCTCGGTGGCGCCGCCCATGCTGAAGAGCGAACGTTGCGCGTCTACAACTGGTTCGACTACATCACCCCCAAGGCGCTGGAAGACTTCAAGGCACAGAACACCCAGACCAAACTGGTCTACGACATCTTCGACACCAATGAAGCACTCGAAGCCAAGCTGCTGACCGGCAACTCCGGCTACGACGTGGTGGTGCCGTCCAACGTGTTCCTCGCCAAGCAGATCGAAGCCGGCGTGTTCCAGCCGCTGGACCGCAGCAAACTGCCGAACTGGAACCACCTCGATCCGAAGCTGATGAAGCTGCTGGAAGGCAACGATCCGGGTAACAAATTCGCCGTGCCGTACATGTACGGGACCATCCTGATCGGCTTCAACCCGGACAAGGTCAAAGCCGCCCTGGGCGACAACGCGCCGGTTGACAGCTGGGACCTGATCTTCAAGGAAGAGAACATCAGCAAGCTCAAGCAGTGCGGCGTCGCCCTGCTCGACTCGCCGTCGGAGATCCTGCCGCTGGCCCTGCAACACCTCGGCCTGGACCCCAACAGCAAGAAGCCGGCGGACTACGAAAAGGCTGAAGCGCTGTTGATGAAAATCCGGCCGTACATCACCTACTTCCACTCCTCCAAATACATGGCTGACATCGCCAACGGTGACATCTGCGTCGCGGTCGGTTATTCCGGCAGCTTCTCCCAGGCGGCCAACCGCGCCAAGGAAGCCAAGAACGGTGTGATCGTCGACATGCGCCTGCCGAAAGAAGGCGCGCCGATCTGGTTCGACATGCTCGCCATTCCCAAAGGTGCGAAGAACCCGGAAGACGCCTACACCTTCATCAACTACCTGCTGCAACCGCAAGTGATCGCGCCGGTCAGCGACTTCGTCGGCTACCCGAACCCGAACAAGGACGCCACGGAAATGGTCGATCCGGCGATCCGCAACAACCCGAACCTGTACCCGACCGAAGCGGCGATGGGCACGCTGTATACCCTGCAACCGTTACCGCGCGATGCTGAACGTGCGCGGACCCGGGCCTGGACCAAGATCAAGTCCGGGACCTGA
- a CDS encoding DUF6543 domain-containing protein, which translates to MPETPSNISEDILTQLVTGPSIREVASASLRSALDTAYPHLHIDPNLAVVVTPVWTLAGEQARPGSNRIESLTDVLVRLALSGTTVTYIDGEHFLTLPSAVDSAIHLPVKIDTLGCQLNKLARLLFVAYQEQQLEYWNQPTAASTPRWHQLCGALRNIWNVDEKAGWDEDQRAIALAVYGYPQQTERQPHDKYSIKACLIDVDCLDNQTTHHLRLLDTAVVVGTHDERTIVVTHSIAEGFRHYNSLASLGETLARRIAASKGDSTLKWRLYEPTGDFFDHQACALIALEVDAIGLLGGAVAALTPSLAPQVSAAAKHFTDYHEQPSSRFSQIQGLLPDWLTNASPTDLTRYSRHLMDLALLREQDAGKSFDEGIPSLPDFALQALTDQMIKDNKIENQAAATKLKLKDIEVTITSLVVLGAIIVPGKTRTLTLTLVELALQNLIDSPPGNKTVQYKNGDAAPAWMTPSYLEDLVTTVNIGQTYPSLIKNKLLAAPTESLRRQNLYTRHLRIQLPLQALQLKVRGEAGIDEQGYRYAVAAMQEKAADRYVDGLEIVIRPLAFIPGGRTDSKADVVANMFVIGPRLADKGPCLLYRPLLDLPLVQYGGEANLLYAIKHNKALRQSVLAWLPEDVHFNYSQYVFPGQLPSVWTLSQWLTDPTSALGMMGALSLSATPVVEPSAQALFTDNANALVTLADRQAVSNAERRWATLKQGAWMLFNVALPFFGRTGATAAWIWQIMDDLHQANEAGQADDNDQAWAALTDLFLSLGMVLAHRAATRNKPAVRAVEKSPILAVTPLPTPKITVTQLPDLAADYLPANHETSVHIHGVLMPDSLATLLDGLAIEKPAALKESSTETGRHRFLSPLNQKWYAKVGQRWFEVMLDDNDDVQIIDSRQTPATTGPLLIHSAKGEWFIDTRLRLRGGGRNRREIERKNQQHKDDLKRQLTAFDVRKPGLKKELDAVEKAADANRQPLIDVLNSQLTEYGAYIEQLKTYNALETISNYRPVMVSCLDYQLSLTQKWFERQNREFGERMRQSLALPGNETTAGAQSPRQTHQLTSDMTQGVIDKIEFAHARIEELLRLGKEGAEAAREYRALLPSFSLHDLKLFQISLAQELCLSDSGTVATPLARQAMQQIVEDAGLTIQSSLDLAAEDSALPLLERIDGFNDLVEQFATLDLRILDLPEEYPQQLLQPPLNLMRQRIETFKEQSMNHLVGLLHERRLLEPTPGPSRPAPSTRRLIKTRFKGTVVGKLRDRAAADDTDLIDVTSPLTHKVIATFHEKTPGVWLEHVPLATKVPTTPRPDLAASIQAGQSLLDRSGAFTRRTEAIAQRAGRIPVEIEDMFHQQARQLEAAADAIERALTDKNLTDSGPGSGANIAKSLNEEATRFYEKGRATRIDMIKRQLPTAPRVDWLHERGLVNIVKNAGRKQTKRRKDYFDEYEIRDSATGNVLWYAHFHYPKPDTAVGGYTAAHLKTVAQRTLGGAFDWQTARTNNELIAINRSEISSQLAKSLFLPKVKPTVSRT; encoded by the coding sequence ATGCCCGAGACTCCCTCCAACATCTCTGAAGACATACTGACCCAACTCGTGACCGGCCCTTCGATCAGGGAAGTCGCTTCAGCCTCATTGCGCTCCGCCCTCGACACCGCGTATCCACACCTGCACATCGACCCGAACCTGGCTGTGGTGGTGACGCCCGTCTGGACACTCGCCGGCGAACAGGCCAGGCCGGGCAGCAACCGGATCGAGTCCCTCACCGACGTGCTGGTGCGGCTCGCTTTATCCGGAACGACGGTGACCTACATCGACGGTGAACATTTTCTGACCCTGCCATCGGCTGTCGACTCGGCCATTCATCTGCCGGTAAAGATCGATACCCTTGGGTGCCAGCTCAACAAACTGGCCAGGCTGCTGTTCGTGGCCTATCAGGAACAGCAACTCGAGTACTGGAACCAGCCCACAGCGGCCTCGACACCTCGCTGGCATCAACTCTGCGGTGCGCTGCGCAACATCTGGAACGTCGACGAAAAGGCCGGCTGGGACGAAGACCAGCGGGCCATTGCCCTCGCCGTCTACGGTTACCCACAACAGACCGAACGGCAACCTCATGACAAATACTCAATCAAGGCCTGCCTGATTGACGTCGACTGTCTCGACAATCAGACCACCCATCACTTGAGACTGCTGGACACCGCGGTGGTGGTGGGCACCCACGATGAACGCACAATTGTCGTGACCCATTCGATCGCAGAAGGCTTCAGGCACTACAACTCACTGGCGTCATTGGGCGAAACGCTGGCCAGGCGCATTGCTGCCTCGAAGGGTGATAGCACGCTGAAATGGCGCCTGTACGAACCCACCGGAGATTTTTTTGATCATCAGGCCTGTGCACTGATTGCGCTCGAGGTCGATGCCATCGGTTTACTCGGTGGCGCTGTTGCCGCACTGACGCCATCCCTTGCGCCGCAGGTGAGCGCCGCAGCGAAACATTTCACGGACTATCACGAGCAGCCCTCTTCACGTTTCAGCCAGATCCAGGGTCTGTTGCCAGACTGGCTGACCAATGCGTCACCCACAGACCTGACCCGCTACAGCCGACACTTGATGGACCTCGCGCTGCTACGGGAACAGGACGCCGGCAAATCCTTCGATGAGGGCATCCCCTCTCTTCCTGACTTTGCCTTGCAAGCGCTGACCGATCAGATGATCAAGGACAACAAGATCGAGAATCAGGCGGCCGCGACAAAGCTGAAACTGAAGGACATCGAAGTCACTATCACCAGTCTCGTCGTCCTCGGCGCGATCATCGTACCCGGCAAAACCCGGACCCTCACGCTGACGCTGGTGGAGTTGGCACTGCAAAACCTGATTGACTCGCCACCAGGCAACAAGACGGTGCAATACAAAAACGGTGACGCGGCGCCCGCGTGGATGACACCGTCCTACCTGGAAGACTTGGTCACCACAGTGAATATCGGGCAAACCTACCCCAGCCTGATCAAAAACAAACTCCTCGCCGCCCCCACGGAAAGCCTGCGCCGACAGAACCTCTACACCCGCCACCTGCGCATACAACTGCCGCTTCAGGCACTCCAACTCAAGGTTCGTGGCGAGGCTGGCATCGACGAACAGGGCTACCGTTATGCAGTCGCGGCCATGCAGGAAAAGGCGGCAGATCGATACGTCGACGGGCTGGAAATCGTCATTCGTCCGCTGGCATTCATTCCCGGGGGACGTACCGACAGCAAGGCCGACGTTGTGGCCAATATGTTTGTGATCGGACCGCGACTGGCTGATAAAGGACCCTGCCTCCTGTATCGGCCGCTGCTGGATCTTCCGCTGGTTCAATATGGCGGCGAGGCGAACCTGTTATATGCGATCAAGCACAACAAGGCGCTGCGCCAGTCAGTCCTGGCCTGGCTGCCGGAAGACGTGCACTTCAACTACTCGCAATATGTGTTTCCTGGTCAATTGCCTTCTGTCTGGACGCTGTCGCAATGGTTGACCGACCCCACCTCGGCACTGGGCATGATGGGCGCGCTTAGCTTGAGTGCGACGCCTGTCGTCGAACCGTCTGCGCAGGCACTGTTCACCGACAACGCCAATGCGCTGGTCACCCTGGCCGACCGCCAAGCGGTCTCCAATGCTGAACGTCGCTGGGCCACGCTCAAGCAGGGCGCATGGATGCTGTTCAATGTGGCACTTCCCTTTTTCGGGCGCACGGGCGCAACGGCTGCCTGGATATGGCAAATCATGGACGATTTGCACCAGGCCAATGAAGCCGGGCAAGCGGATGACAACGATCAGGCATGGGCCGCACTGACGGATCTGTTTCTGTCCCTGGGCATGGTGCTTGCCCATCGCGCGGCCACTCGCAACAAACCCGCGGTGCGCGCTGTGGAAAAGAGCCCGATACTCGCTGTAACGCCGCTGCCGACGCCAAAGATTACCGTGACGCAGCTACCCGATCTCGCCGCCGATTATTTACCCGCCAACCATGAAACATCCGTGCATATCCACGGCGTGCTGATGCCGGATTCATTGGCCACCCTGCTGGACGGACTGGCGATTGAAAAACCTGCGGCGTTGAAAGAGTCCTCGACCGAAACCGGCCGTCACCGATTCCTGAGCCCACTGAATCAGAAATGGTATGCCAAGGTCGGTCAGCGCTGGTTCGAAGTCATGCTGGACGACAACGATGATGTGCAGATCATCGACTCACGGCAAACGCCCGCCACAACAGGCCCTCTCTTGATCCATTCGGCGAAGGGTGAATGGTTCATCGACACGCGCCTGAGACTGCGCGGCGGCGGCAGGAATCGAAGGGAAATCGAACGCAAAAACCAACAGCACAAGGACGACTTGAAACGGCAACTGACCGCATTCGATGTCCGTAAGCCGGGCTTGAAAAAAGAGCTCGATGCCGTGGAAAAAGCGGCCGACGCCAATCGCCAGCCCTTGATCGACGTATTGAATTCACAGCTGACGGAATATGGCGCCTATATCGAGCAGCTCAAGACTTACAACGCCCTCGAGACCATCTCCAACTACCGCCCGGTAATGGTCAGCTGCCTGGATTATCAACTGTCACTGACGCAGAAATGGTTCGAGCGGCAAAACCGTGAGTTCGGTGAGCGTATGCGCCAATCCCTCGCCCTTCCGGGCAACGAGACAACCGCAGGCGCCCAGTCGCCCCGCCAGACACATCAACTCACCAGCGACATGACCCAGGGGGTTATCGACAAGATCGAGTTCGCCCATGCGCGCATCGAAGAACTGCTGCGACTGGGCAAAGAAGGGGCAGAAGCGGCGCGGGAATACAGGGCTCTGCTACCGTCGTTCAGTCTGCACGACTTGAAACTGTTCCAGATCAGCCTGGCTCAGGAGCTATGCCTCAGCGACAGCGGTACTGTCGCCACACCGCTGGCTCGCCAGGCCATGCAACAGATAGTCGAAGATGCCGGCCTCACCATCCAGTCCTCGCTGGACCTTGCTGCCGAAGACAGTGCGCTACCACTGCTCGAACGGATCGACGGTTTCAATGATCTGGTGGAACAGTTCGCGACCCTGGACCTACGGATTCTCGATCTGCCCGAAGAATATCCGCAACAGCTGCTGCAGCCGCCACTCAATCTCATGCGCCAGCGAATCGAAACGTTCAAGGAACAGAGCATGAATCATCTGGTGGGCCTGTTGCATGAGCGCAGATTGCTGGAGCCGACTCCGGGGCCTTCCCGCCCTGCTCCGTCCACCAGACGCCTGATCAAAACTCGCTTCAAGGGCACGGTGGTCGGCAAGCTCCGCGACCGCGCAGCCGCGGATGACACCGACCTGATCGACGTCACTTCGCCGCTCACCCACAAAGTCATCGCGACCTTTCACGAAAAAACCCCCGGTGTGTGGCTCGAACATGTGCCGCTCGCGACAAAAGTGCCGACAACGCCACGCCCGGATTTGGCTGCCAGCATTCAGGCGGGTCAGTCACTGCTGGATCGATCAGGGGCATTTACCCGCCGCACCGAGGCAATTGCACAACGGGCAGGGCGTATCCCGGTGGAAATCGAAGACATGTTTCATCAACAGGCCCGCCAGTTGGAAGCCGCCGCCGATGCCATCGAAAGGGCCCTGACCGATAAAAACCTCACCGACAGCGGGCCGGGTTCTGGTGCCAACATTGCCAAGAGCCTCAACGAAGAGGCGACCCGCTTTTACGAAAAGGGCCGCGCGACCCGGATCGACATGATCAAGCGACAACTCCCCACTGCGCCTCGCGTTGATTGGCTGCACGAAAGAGGCTTGGTGAATATCGTCAAGAACGCCGGTCGAAAACAGACAAAGCGCAGGAAGGACTATTTCGACGAGTATGAAATTCGTGACTCTGCCACCGGGAATGTACTTTGGTACGCCCACTTTCATTACCCCAAGCCCGACACAGCAGTCGGAGGGTATACCGCTGCCCATCTGAAAACTGTCGCGCAACGAACACTGGGTGGTGCATTTGATTGGCAAACAGCCCGTACCAACAACGAATTGATCGCGATCAATCGCAGCGAAATCAGCTCTCAACTGGCCAAATCGCTGTTTTTGCCAAAGGTAAAACCCACGGTCTCCAGAACGTGA
- a CDS encoding PLP-dependent aminotransferase family protein produces the protein MSEAPLSLSFNPAGIELDRRQGLSRQLYQALRLRVLDGRLASGTRLPASRDLAAALAISRNSVVRAYDQLYAEGFIEGRVGDGTYVAQLPQTSVSAKKLSTKVSTGLSTGLPTALSTNWLDLPVVSSSKVIHSGALGRVESNHLPTPPSGPPKAFRVGVPAFDLFPFEVWAKLNAAFWRKPDLQQLCYGDPAGDERLRGMIAAYLRSSRGMQCSAEQIVITSGAQQGISLCAQLLVEPGDGVAIENPGYRAAGHAFAVAGAKLHGVAVDSEGINCNELNGLSDCRLAYVTPSHQYPTGVVMSLARRLELLAWAERTQGWIVEDDYDGEYRYSGAPLAPLAALDRQGRVLYVGTFGKVAFPALRLGYLVLPPGLVQAFSQRRAVDVRHSEVSTQAVMAEFMAAGHFQRHIRRMRRAALSRRNTLLAGWPQNIPGIGSLPSVAAGLHLTVAVGSQARERELVEQAASVDVEINALSSYWLPDSTLPADQRAGLVLGFAAVPEAAIRAALGRLEKVWR, from the coding sequence ATGAGCGAAGCGCCGCTTTCCTTGTCATTCAATCCCGCCGGTATCGAACTGGATCGTCGTCAGGGCTTGAGTCGCCAGCTCTATCAGGCATTGCGCCTGCGCGTACTGGACGGACGCCTGGCCAGTGGCACGCGATTACCGGCCAGCCGGGATCTGGCGGCGGCGCTGGCGATTTCTCGAAACAGCGTGGTGCGGGCCTACGATCAACTCTATGCCGAGGGGTTTATCGAGGGGCGTGTCGGCGACGGGACTTACGTTGCGCAATTGCCCCAGACCTCGGTCTCAGCAAAAAAATTATCCACAAAAGTATCCACAGGGTTGTCAACAGGGTTACCCACAGCCTTATCCACAAATTGGCTTGATTTGCCTGTGGTTTCATCCAGTAAAGTTATCCACAGCGGTGCGTTGGGACGAGTCGAGAGCAACCATTTGCCGACCCCACCGAGTGGTCCGCCCAAGGCCTTTCGGGTCGGCGTGCCGGCATTCGATCTGTTTCCTTTCGAGGTGTGGGCCAAGCTGAATGCGGCTTTCTGGCGCAAACCGGATTTACAGCAACTGTGTTATGGCGATCCGGCGGGTGATGAGCGTTTGCGCGGCATGATCGCCGCGTATTTGCGCAGTTCGCGAGGGATGCAGTGCTCGGCTGAGCAAATAGTGATCACCAGTGGCGCGCAGCAGGGGATTAGCCTTTGTGCACAGCTGCTGGTGGAGCCGGGCGATGGGGTGGCGATTGAGAATCCGGGGTATCGGGCGGCAGGTCATGCGTTCGCCGTGGCCGGTGCGAAACTGCATGGCGTGGCGGTGGACAGCGAGGGCATTAACTGCAACGAATTGAATGGCCTCAGCGATTGTCGGTTGGCGTATGTCACGCCTTCTCATCAATACCCGACCGGGGTGGTCATGAGTCTGGCGCGTCGCCTCGAATTGCTGGCGTGGGCCGAGCGCACCCAAGGCTGGATTGTCGAGGATGACTACGATGGCGAATACCGCTACAGCGGCGCGCCGCTGGCCCCGTTGGCGGCTCTCGATCGGCAGGGGCGGGTCTTGTATGTCGGGACGTTTGGCAAAGTTGCTTTCCCGGCCCTAAGGCTGGGTTATCTGGTGCTGCCGCCCGGTTTGGTTCAGGCATTCTCGCAACGGCGAGCGGTGGACGTACGGCATTCTGAGGTGAGCACTCAAGCGGTCATGGCCGAGTTCATGGCCGCCGGGCATTTCCAGCGGCATATCCGCCGCATGCGCCGTGCGGCCCTGAGCCGACGCAATACCTTATTGGCCGGTTGGCCGCAGAACATCCCCGGCATCGGTAGCTTGCCGAGTGTCGCGGCAGGGCTGCATCTGACGGTGGCGGTCGGCTCGCAGGCCCGTGAGCGCGAGTTGGTGGAGCAAGCGGCCAGCGTCGATGTCGAGATCAATGCGCTGAGCAGCTACTGGTTGCCGGATTCGACACTACCAGCGGACCAGCGCGCCGGGCTGGTCCTGGGTTTCGCGGCGGTGCCCGAGGCTGCGATCCGTGCCGCACTCGGGCGTCTGGAAAAGGTCTGGCGTTAA
- a CDS encoding FMN-binding negative transcriptional regulator produces the protein MYNPSGFAIKDLSELQQQILDTRLAMVVTHGEQGLQASHLPLLFNPEQGPNGTLFGHFARGNPQWKELQDGAEALVIFAGADAYVSPGFYPSKAEHGKVVPTWNYVAVHAYGTAEVFTDADRLLNLVSALTDRHEAGRAQPWKVADAPADYIDGMLKAIVGFALPIHRLEGKRKLSQNRSTADIAGVREGLAASPDVHDQALAHLMR, from the coding sequence ATGTACAACCCCAGCGGCTTTGCCATCAAAGATTTGTCTGAACTGCAGCAGCAGATACTCGATACCCGTCTCGCCATGGTGGTCACCCACGGCGAGCAAGGTCTGCAAGCCAGTCATTTGCCATTGTTATTCAACCCTGAGCAGGGCCCGAATGGCACCCTCTTTGGCCACTTCGCCCGGGGTAATCCTCAGTGGAAGGAACTGCAGGATGGCGCCGAAGCGCTGGTGATTTTTGCCGGCGCCGATGCCTACGTCAGCCCGGGGTTTTACCCGAGCAAAGCCGAGCACGGCAAAGTCGTACCGACCTGGAACTACGTCGCCGTACATGCATACGGCACGGCCGAAGTGTTCACCGACGCTGATCGTCTGCTTAACCTGGTCAGCGCGCTGACCGATCGCCATGAAGCTGGCCGCGCTCAGCCATGGAAAGTGGCAGACGCACCCGCTGATTACATCGACGGCATGCTCAAGGCCATCGTCGGATTCGCCCTGCCGATCCACCGTCTGGAAGGCAAGCGCAAGCTCAGCCAGAACCGCAGCACCGCAGACATCGCCGGTGTGCGCGAGGGGCTCGCCGCCAGCCCTGATGTGCACGACCAGGCCCTCGCCCACTTGATGCGTTAA
- a CDS encoding GNAT family N-acetyltransferase produces the protein MSQIEIRQVSADDHAAWLPLWQAYLRFYNTELPDAVTDSTWQRMLDRNEPTHSALAWVDGKAVGMVNFIYHRSNWSIENSCYLQDLLVTPETRGTGIGRKLIEFVYATAQADGCCKVHWLTHETNATAIQLYERIAERPGFIQFRKAL, from the coding sequence ATGAGTCAGATTGAAATTCGCCAGGTCAGCGCCGACGATCACGCCGCCTGGTTGCCGCTGTGGCAAGCCTACCTGCGCTTCTACAACACCGAATTGCCAGATGCAGTCACTGACAGCACCTGGCAGCGCATGCTCGACCGCAATGAACCGACTCATTCGGCGCTGGCGTGGGTCGATGGCAAAGCGGTGGGCATGGTGAACTTCATCTACCATCGCTCGAACTGGAGCATCGAAAACTCCTGCTACCTTCAAGACTTGCTGGTAACGCCGGAAACACGGGGCACCGGCATCGGCCGCAAGCTGATCGAATTCGTCTATGCCACCGCCCAGGCGGACGGTTGCTGCAAAGTCCACTGGCTGACCCACGAAACCAACGCCACCGCGATCCAGCTTTACGAGCGCATCGCCGAACGCCCCGGTTTCATCCAGTTTCGCAAAGCCCTTTAA